In one Umezawaea sp. Da 62-37 genomic region, the following are encoded:
- a CDS encoding MBL fold metallo-hydrolase: MTTVISAPRVEDLGGGLYAYIQPDGSWMINNTGFLVGSNGVVAIDTCSTERRTRAFADTVSDLTGAPVRTLLNTHSHPDHTAGNAWFPGATIVAHERTRAELIATKDLPSMDGVFDPIDQGDVPPAPPFLTYTQGVTLWVDDLRCEVRHVGTPAHTTNDSVLWVPERSVLYAGDLLFAGGTPFLLSGSISGAIAVLTDVIAPLGAETIVPGHGPVCGPETIDATLGYLRFVQDVALRGVEAGLSPLDAARETDLGDYAEWSETERIVGNLHRAYAEVRGAEPGAPIDIPFAFREMVAYNGGHPLTCRA; this comes from the coding sequence ATGACCACCGTGATCAGCGCGCCACGGGTCGAGGACCTCGGCGGCGGGCTCTACGCCTACATCCAGCCCGACGGCAGCTGGATGATCAACAACACCGGCTTCCTGGTCGGGTCGAACGGCGTGGTCGCGATCGACACCTGTTCCACCGAACGCCGCACCCGCGCGTTCGCCGACACCGTCTCGGACCTCACCGGCGCGCCGGTCCGCACGCTGCTCAACACCCACAGCCACCCCGACCACACTGCGGGCAACGCCTGGTTCCCCGGCGCCACGATCGTCGCCCACGAACGCACCAGGGCCGAGTTGATCGCGACCAAGGACCTGCCGTCGATGGACGGCGTCTTCGACCCCATCGACCAGGGCGACGTACCGCCCGCACCACCGTTCCTGACCTACACCCAGGGCGTCACGTTGTGGGTCGACGACCTCCGGTGCGAGGTCCGGCACGTGGGAACACCCGCCCACACCACCAACGACTCCGTCCTCTGGGTGCCCGAGCGGTCCGTGCTCTACGCGGGCGACCTGTTGTTCGCGGGCGGCACCCCGTTCCTGCTGTCCGGCTCGATCTCCGGTGCGATCGCCGTGCTCACCGACGTCATCGCCCCGCTCGGCGCGGAGACGATCGTGCCGGGCCACGGACCCGTGTGCGGGCCGGAGACGATCGACGCGACCCTGGGCTACCTGCGCTTCGTGCAGGACGTGGCCCTCCGCGGAGTCGAAGCCGGGCTGTCCCCACTCGACGCGGCCCGCGAAACCGACCTCGGCGACTACGCCGAGTGGAGCGAGACCGAACGGATCGTCGGCAACCTCCACCGGGCCTACGCCGAGGTCCGCGGAGCCGAACCCGGCGCCCCGATCGACATCCCCTTCGCGTTCCGGGAAATGGTCGCCTACAACGGCGGGCACCCGCTCACGTGTCGAGCCTGA
- a CDS encoding MFS transporter yields the protein MSDRLLGPTAPGSTREPGTLQLLLLLAGSCMPILGAVLIAPVLPQITAAFSTVAGVEVLVPIVLTVPALVVGLAAPFAGLLADAVDRKRVLIVAMVVYSVVGTAPLYLDTIQTILVSRVLVGVCEAAIMTCCTTLIGDYWSGDRRRRYLGLQTLVTALSATVFLGLGGALGAAGWRTPFWLYLAAAVIAIPMIRAIWQPERAARATRTLEPVPWRGLAVPCLVTLFGGIVFYALIVELSFVLDGVGVTSTAVIGAISALMSVATAVGAGSFARLAKHGTRTLLAVGFGLAAIGLVTVFSTSTIAVITLGAAFTGLGTGLLLPTLLTWAVDRLTFAQRGRGTGLWTGSFFIGQFLSPLVIVAVGAGVGGLRPALGLLGVASLIAVPAVLVGLRRTTQEVSP from the coding sequence ATGTCCGACAGGCTCCTCGGCCCCACCGCGCCCGGTTCGACACGCGAACCCGGCACCCTCCAACTCCTCCTGCTCCTCGCCGGGAGCTGCATGCCGATCCTCGGCGCGGTCCTCATCGCGCCCGTCCTCCCGCAGATCACCGCCGCGTTCTCCACCGTCGCGGGTGTCGAGGTGCTCGTCCCGATCGTGCTGACCGTGCCCGCCCTGGTGGTCGGCCTGGCCGCGCCCTTCGCCGGGCTCCTCGCCGACGCGGTCGATCGCAAACGCGTGCTGATCGTCGCGATGGTCGTCTACTCCGTCGTCGGGACGGCTCCGCTCTACCTCGACACGATCCAGACGATCCTGGTCAGCCGGGTCCTCGTCGGAGTCTGCGAGGCCGCGATCATGACGTGCTGCACCACGCTCATCGGCGACTACTGGTCCGGTGACCGCCGCAGGCGCTACCTCGGCCTCCAGACCCTCGTCACAGCCCTCTCCGCCACCGTGTTCCTCGGCCTCGGCGGCGCGCTCGGCGCGGCGGGCTGGCGCACGCCGTTCTGGCTCTACCTCGCCGCCGCCGTCATCGCCATCCCGATGATCCGCGCGATCTGGCAGCCCGAACGGGCCGCACGCGCCACGAGGACCCTGGAGCCCGTGCCGTGGCGCGGCCTCGCGGTGCCCTGCCTGGTGACGCTCTTCGGCGGAATCGTCTTCTACGCCCTCATCGTCGAGCTGTCGTTCGTGCTCGACGGGGTCGGCGTCACCTCCACCGCGGTGATCGGCGCCATCAGCGCCTTGATGTCGGTCGCGACCGCGGTCGGCGCCGGTTCGTTCGCACGGCTGGCGAAGCACGGGACCCGAACGCTGCTGGCGGTCGGTTTCGGGTTGGCCGCGATCGGTCTCGTGACCGTTTTCTCGACCTCCACGATCGCGGTCATCACCCTCGGCGCGGCGTTCACCGGTCTCGGCACCGGGCTGCTCCTGCCGACCCTGCTCACCTGGGCCGTCGACCGGCTGACCTTCGCCCAGCGAGGCCGCGGCACCGGACTGTGGACGGGGAGCTTCTTCATCGGGCAGTTCCTCTCCCCGCTGGTGATCGTCGCCGTGGGCGCGGGAGTCGGCGGGCTGCGACCGGCGCTGGGGTTGCTCGGGGTCGCCTCGCTCATCGCGGTACCCGCGGTCCTCGTCGGCCTGCGCCGCACCACCCAGGAGGTATCACCATGA
- a CDS encoding fumarylacetoacetate hydrolase family protein: MRFATVEDATGIRCGVVVDEDLFRFPVGTTVLDLLRSGSLHEAGAEAVSAGDAVPLAGLRLLPPLDAPTVRDFVAFEEHVEGMVAAAPGNPGVATEWYEAPTFYFTNPYALIGSGEDVSAPPGCELLDFELEVAAVIGTGGRDLSPERARGHIVGYTIFNDWSARDLQFREMKVNLGPCKGKDFASTLGPVLVTADELESYRDAEGYLRLAMTVSVNGREVGRDLLSNMGWPFEELVAYASRGAEIRPGDVLGSGTCGNGGCLAELWGRRGVQDPPPLGPGDVVTMTVEGIGTITNTVVEGQDPRPIAPARHRPRDRS, from the coding sequence ATGCGCTTCGCGACGGTCGAGGACGCCACCGGCATCCGCTGCGGTGTCGTCGTCGACGAGGACCTGTTCCGGTTCCCCGTCGGGACCACCGTCCTGGACCTGCTCCGGTCCGGGAGCCTGCACGAAGCCGGGGCGGAGGCGGTGTCGGCGGGCGACGCCGTGCCGCTCGCCGGGCTGCGGCTGCTGCCTCCGCTCGACGCCCCGACGGTGCGCGACTTCGTCGCGTTCGAGGAGCACGTCGAGGGCATGGTCGCCGCGGCACCGGGAAACCCCGGTGTGGCAACGGAATGGTACGAGGCGCCGACGTTCTACTTCACCAACCCCTACGCCCTGATCGGATCGGGCGAGGACGTGTCGGCGCCTCCCGGCTGCGAGCTGCTCGACTTCGAGCTGGAGGTCGCCGCCGTGATCGGCACCGGTGGACGAGATCTCTCCCCGGAGCGGGCACGCGGGCACATCGTGGGCTACACGATCTTCAACGACTGGTCGGCCAGGGATCTCCAGTTCCGCGAGATGAAGGTCAACCTGGGGCCTTGCAAGGGAAAGGACTTCGCCTCGACGCTCGGCCCGGTCCTCGTCACGGCGGACGAACTGGAGTCCTACCGCGACGCCGAGGGCTACCTGCGGCTGGCGATGACGGTCTCGGTCAACGGCCGCGAGGTCGGCCGGGACCTGCTGTCCAACATGGGATGGCCGTTCGAGGAACTGGTCGCCTACGCCTCCCGCGGCGCGGAGATCCGCCCCGGAGACGTCCTCGGCTCCGGAACCTGCGGCAACGGCGGCTGCCTCGCCGAGTTGTGGGGGCGACGCGGGGTCCAGGACCCGCCGCCGCTCGGGCCGGGGGACGTCGTGACGATGACGGTGGAGGGCATCGGGACCATCACCAACACCGTCGTGGAAGGACAGGACCCACGACCGATCGCCCCGGCGCGGCACCGCCCGCGGGACCGGTCCTGA
- a CDS encoding VOC family protein produces MTAPPRRLITHLRHIDLGVEDLAVERGFYTGLWGLTEVEHDSGISFLAAEGSPEQYVVRLRQAADKRIDLIAFGAANPADVDTLALGLARDGVRLVSDPGAVTTPGGGYGFRFFDNEGRTVEVSADVTPRAHRRIEERESIPVRLSHVVVNSADPEGTVAFYEKHLAFALSDVLTHPRMGDMMWFLRCNDWHHSFAVARGPHPALHHASFEMRGIDEYMRGSGRLMRAGVEKIWGPGRHKAGNNTFTYFLDPLGNTVEYTTELERLDEDTWHPSLHDFSDPEVSDQWGTANRMDEFVAKRSFNDPDRGLFVAPPV; encoded by the coding sequence ATGACCGCCCCGCCCCGCCGCCTCATCACCCACCTGCGGCACATCGACCTCGGCGTCGAGGACCTCGCCGTCGAACGCGGGTTCTACACCGGCCTGTGGGGCCTGACCGAGGTCGAACACGACTCCGGGATCTCGTTCCTCGCCGCCGAAGGGTCGCCCGAGCAGTACGTCGTGCGACTGCGGCAGGCGGCCGACAAGCGGATCGACCTGATCGCCTTCGGCGCCGCCAACCCCGCCGACGTCGACACCCTCGCCCTGGGCCTGGCCCGTGACGGCGTTCGGCTGGTGTCCGACCCCGGCGCGGTGACCACACCCGGTGGCGGGTACGGGTTCCGGTTCTTCGACAACGAGGGCCGCACGGTCGAGGTCTCGGCCGACGTCACGCCGCGCGCGCACCGCAGGATCGAGGAGCGCGAGTCCATCCCCGTCCGCCTCTCCCACGTCGTCGTCAACTCGGCCGACCCGGAAGGCACCGTCGCCTTCTACGAAAAGCACCTCGCGTTCGCGCTCTCCGACGTGCTCACCCACCCGCGCATGGGCGACATGATGTGGTTCCTGCGCTGCAACGACTGGCACCACAGCTTCGCCGTCGCCCGCGGCCCGCACCCGGCGCTGCACCACGCGAGCTTCGAGATGCGCGGCATCGACGAGTACATGCGCGGCTCCGGACGGCTGATGCGCGCGGGCGTCGAGAAGATCTGGGGGCCGGGGCGGCACAAGGCGGGCAACAACACGTTCACCTACTTCCTCGACCCGCTGGGCAACACCGTCGAGTACACGACCGAACTCGAACGCCTCGACGAGGACACCTGGCACCCCAGCCTGCACGACTTCTCCGACCCCGAGGTCTCCGACCAGTGGGGCACCGCGAACAGGATGGACGAGTTCGTCGCCAAGAGGTCGTTCAACGACCCGGACAGGGGCCTGTTCGTGGCCCCGCCGGTCTGA
- a CDS encoding amidohydrolase family protein, producing MNAPEGRGPVVDVHAHVIVPEVEAVVAGQPGLAEHRALDLRRNGPESAAISGRMVGDRIARLTTVEPRLADMDAAGVDVQVLSPSPSHYHYWTDRDLAMTVARSANRGVAAVVAEEPTRFTGLGLVPLHHPDLCVAALDDALDLGLRGVEISSFAPGVELSDAALEPFWTHAAATDAVVFLHPFGCSLDERLDRFYLSNTVGQPVENAVALSHLIFSGVLDRHPRLRIVAAHGGGYLPTFLGRSDHAWQVRPEARGCAEPPSSYLRRLWFDSLVHTPDALRALVAAVGADRVLLGSDHPFDMGVTDPVARLAAAGLDDADQHAIRSGNAELLGLAPVLTEEPA from the coding sequence ATGAACGCCCCCGAAGGTCGGGGACCGGTGGTCGACGTGCACGCCCACGTGATCGTGCCCGAGGTGGAAGCGGTCGTCGCCGGACAGCCGGGGCTCGCCGAGCACCGCGCGCTGGACCTGCGTCGCAACGGACCGGAATCGGCGGCGATCTCCGGCCGCATGGTCGGTGACCGGATCGCGCGGCTCACCACCGTCGAACCGCGCCTCGCCGACATGGACGCGGCGGGAGTCGACGTCCAGGTGCTGTCGCCGTCGCCGTCGCACTACCACTACTGGACCGACCGGGATCTCGCGATGACGGTCGCCCGGTCGGCCAACCGCGGTGTCGCCGCCGTCGTCGCGGAGGAGCCCACCCGGTTCACCGGGCTGGGGCTCGTGCCGCTGCACCACCCGGACTTGTGCGTCGCCGCGCTGGACGACGCCCTCGACCTCGGTCTGCGCGGGGTGGAGATCTCCTCCTTCGCCCCCGGCGTCGAACTCTCCGACGCGGCGCTGGAACCGTTCTGGACGCACGCGGCCGCCACCGACGCGGTCGTGTTCCTGCACCCCTTCGGCTGCTCACTCGACGAGCGGCTCGACCGGTTCTACCTGTCCAACACCGTCGGACAACCCGTCGAGAACGCCGTGGCGCTGTCGCACCTGATCTTCTCCGGAGTGCTCGACCGGCACCCGCGGTTGCGAATCGTCGCCGCGCACGGCGGCGGTTACCTACCCACTTTCCTCGGCCGCTCCGACCACGCCTGGCAGGTCCGGCCCGAAGCCCGCGGCTGCGCCGAACCGCCGAGCAGCTACCTGCGGCGGCTGTGGTTCGACTCGCTCGTCCACACCCCCGACGCGCTGCGCGCCCTGGTCGCCGCGGTCGGCGCCGACCGCGTGCTGCTGGGCTCCGACCACCCCTTCGACATGGGCGTCACGGATCCCGTCGCGCGGCTCGCCGCCGCCGGACTCGACGACGCCGACCAGCACGCCATCCGTTCCGGGAACGCCGAACTGCTCGGCCTGGCCCCGGTCCTCACCGAGGAGCCCGCATGA
- a CDS encoding FAD-dependent monooxygenase — protein MTAVGTVLVVGGGPAGTAAAILLADAGIAVDLVEVTPDVTTTGSGITLQENALRVLRDLGVWPEVEHAGYAFNGIGMRAPDAHGTLLFETPEFPSPSGLPATVGMPRPDLARILVDRARSLGVKIRFGMTVTELEQDGEGVDVTFSDASRSRYDLVVGADGVRSSVRDLLGIRLETRSTGMGIWRAFTSRPESVTRTDLYYGGPSYIAGYCPTGDDSLYAYLVEDAQDRSALSPDDRLAVMRGLAEHYHGPWDDIRALLVDPDRINYTWFETHLLDGPWNRGRVVLIGDAVHTCPPTVAQGAALALEDAAVLVELLLAADTVDDGLWAAFTERRLERVRTVVDASVQLGQWLLDGERGDVPGLMRTVAQTVGRPA, from the coding sequence ATGACCGCCGTCGGCACCGTGCTCGTGGTCGGTGGCGGACCGGCGGGAACCGCGGCCGCGATCCTGCTCGCCGACGCCGGGATCGCCGTCGACCTCGTGGAGGTCACACCCGATGTCACGACCACCGGATCGGGCATCACCCTCCAGGAGAACGCTCTGCGCGTGCTGCGCGACCTCGGCGTGTGGCCGGAGGTGGAGCACGCCGGGTACGCGTTCAACGGCATCGGGATGCGCGCTCCCGACGCGCACGGCACGCTCCTGTTCGAAACGCCGGAGTTCCCCAGCCCCTCCGGGCTGCCCGCCACCGTCGGAATGCCCCGGCCCGACCTCGCCCGCATCCTCGTCGACCGGGCGAGATCGCTCGGCGTGAAGATCCGCTTCGGCATGACGGTCACCGAACTGGAGCAGGACGGCGAGGGCGTCGACGTCACGTTCTCCGACGCTTCCCGAAGCCGGTACGACCTCGTCGTCGGCGCCGACGGAGTGCGCTCCTCGGTGCGCGACCTGCTCGGAATCCGGCTGGAGACCCGCTCGACGGGAATGGGCATCTGGCGCGCGTTCACCTCACGCCCGGAGTCGGTGACCCGCACCGACCTCTACTACGGCGGGCCCTCCTACATCGCGGGCTACTGCCCCACCGGCGACGACTCGCTCTACGCCTATCTGGTCGAGGACGCGCAGGATCGCAGCGCGCTCTCCCCCGACGACCGGCTGGCGGTGATGCGCGGGCTCGCCGAGCACTACCACGGGCCGTGGGACGACATCCGCGCCCTGCTCGTCGACCCGGACCGGATCAACTACACCTGGTTCGAGACCCACCTGCTCGACGGACCGTGGAATCGCGGCAGGGTGGTGCTCATCGGCGACGCCGTGCACACCTGTCCCCCGACCGTCGCCCAGGGTGCGGCGCTCGCGCTGGAGGACGCGGCGGTGCTCGTCGAACTCCTCCTCGCCGCCGACACCGTCGACGACGGGCTGTGGGCCGCGTTCACCGAGCGCCGACTGGAACGGGTCCGCACGGTCGTGGACGCGTCGGTGCAACTCGGGCAGTGGCTGCTCGACGGCGAACGCGGCGACGTGCCGGGGCTCATGCGCACCGTCGCCCAGACCGTGGGCAGGCCGGCATGA
- a CDS encoding fumarylacetoacetate hydrolase family protein, translating into MPDPATSARFGIGTFRTNVDSQEFAGLVVDERVLDLSVRFPGAAVRDLLDAWDTVLPVLEELADAPGAWQPLAPLDVRAPVAPRQVLQAGANYRTHVIDLAVQHSEITAERTVERVRAETAAMMDRRAAEGTPYFFIGLPTVIGGPFDDVVLPDYSRKHDWELELAAVIGRRAFRIDRDEALDHVAGYTIVNDLTTRDLVFRKDMPEIGTDWFRAKNAPGFLPTGPFLVPRRFVGDPGDLRVTLTLNGDTMQDESTKDMIFDVAALVAAASHTVPLLPGDLVLTGSPAGNGIHHGRLLRDGDVMEGTITELGTQRVRTVAP; encoded by the coding sequence GTGCCCGATCCCGCAACGTCGGCCAGGTTCGGCATCGGAACCTTCCGCACGAACGTGGACAGCCAGGAGTTCGCCGGGCTCGTCGTCGACGAGCGCGTGCTCGACCTCTCCGTCCGGTTCCCCGGCGCCGCGGTGAGAGACCTGCTGGACGCGTGGGACACCGTCCTCCCGGTTCTGGAGGAACTTGCGGACGCCCCTGGCGCGTGGCAGCCACTCGCGCCCCTCGACGTCCGTGCTCCCGTCGCACCCCGCCAAGTGCTCCAGGCAGGCGCGAACTACCGCACCCACGTGATCGACCTGGCCGTCCAGCACAGCGAGATCACCGCCGAGCGGACCGTCGAGCGGGTCCGAGCGGAGACCGCGGCGATGATGGACCGCCGCGCCGCCGAGGGCACCCCGTACTTCTTCATCGGGCTCCCGACCGTCATCGGCGGCCCGTTCGACGACGTCGTCCTGCCGGACTACTCGCGCAAGCACGACTGGGAGCTGGAACTGGCCGCGGTGATCGGTCGCCGCGCGTTCCGGATCGACCGCGACGAGGCGCTCGACCACGTCGCCGGCTACACCATCGTCAACGACCTCACGACCCGCGACCTGGTGTTCCGCAAGGACATGCCGGAGATCGGCACCGACTGGTTCCGCGCCAAGAACGCGCCGGGCTTCCTGCCGACCGGACCGTTCCTCGTGCCGAGGCGGTTCGTCGGGGATCCGGGAGACCTGCGGGTGACCTTGACGCTCAACGGGGACACCATGCAGGACGAGTCCACGAAGGACATGATCTTCGACGTCGCCGCCCTGGTGGCCGCGGCGTCGCACACGGTTCCGCTGCTGCCCGGCGACCTCGTCCTGACCGGGAGCCCGGCGGGCAACGGGATCCACCACGGACGGCTGCTGCGCGACGGCGACGTCATGGAAGGCACGATCACCGAGCTGGGCACCCAGCGGGTCAGGACGGTGGCGCCATGA
- a CDS encoding LysR family transcriptional regulator, protein MQLAKLDLNLLVPLDALLRERSVTRAAVALGLSQPALSASLSRLRRHFGDELLTRVGNAYELTPLAVALRRRVGVALSGAERVFASEPGFDPATSTRDFTLLGSDYPMVVLGSSVARIMGERAPGVRLRFQHQTPSIIESAGEALREVDGLVFPHGFLSDMPHLDLYRDTWVCLVATDNPRVGDALTMDDLATLPWVLTYNSSTAFTPAARQLQVLGVQPKVQVVVESFVALPYFIVGTDRIGLVQGHLAEQVTRNGDVRALPCPYDVVPLVEALWWHPMHDRDPEHRWMRSVLAEAGARVGKV, encoded by the coding sequence GTGCAGCTCGCCAAGCTCGACCTCAACCTGCTGGTGCCGCTGGACGCGCTGCTGCGGGAACGCAGCGTGACGCGCGCGGCCGTGGCGCTCGGGTTGAGCCAACCCGCGCTCAGCGCCTCGCTGTCACGGCTGCGACGGCACTTCGGGGACGAGCTGCTGACCCGCGTCGGCAACGCCTACGAGCTCACGCCGCTCGCCGTCGCCCTGCGGCGTCGGGTGGGGGTCGCGCTGAGCGGGGCCGAGCGGGTCTTCGCGAGCGAACCCGGCTTCGACCCGGCGACCTCGACGCGCGACTTCACCCTGCTCGGCTCGGACTACCCGATGGTGGTGCTCGGCTCGTCGGTCGCGCGGATCATGGGTGAACGCGCCCCTGGCGTCCGGCTGCGGTTCCAGCACCAGACGCCGTCGATCATCGAGTCCGCGGGGGAGGCCCTGCGCGAGGTCGACGGTCTCGTGTTCCCGCACGGCTTCCTGTCCGACATGCCCCACCTGGACCTGTACCGCGACACCTGGGTCTGCTTGGTGGCGACCGACAACCCGCGCGTCGGGGACGCGCTCACCATGGACGACCTGGCCACGCTCCCGTGGGTGCTCACCTACAACTCCTCCACGGCGTTCACCCCCGCCGCCCGCCAGTTGCAGGTCCTCGGTGTGCAGCCGAAGGTCCAGGTCGTGGTCGAGAGCTTCGTCGCGCTGCCGTACTTCATCGTCGGAACGGACCGGATCGGTCTGGTGCAGGGCCACCTCGCCGAGCAGGTGACCCGCAACGGCGACGTGCGGGCCCTGCCCTGCCCCTACGACGTCGTCCCGCTGGTGGAGGCGTTGTGGTGGCACCCGATGCACGACCGCGATCCCGAGCACAGGTGGATGCGTTCGGTACTGGCGGAGGCGGGTGCCCGCGTCGGCAAGGTCTGA